The following proteins come from a genomic window of Sorghum bicolor cultivar BTx623 chromosome 3, Sorghum_bicolor_NCBIv3, whole genome shotgun sequence:
- the LOC8075599 gene encoding RING-H2 finger protein ATL73: MATTTTTTTTMKASDPGSAWFGSGASRTPSAAGTGGHNARLITTAVAAFVSVLGLALFLHLYVCHVRRRNRRRAEAARAAVLPTTAAAPAKCGLDAAAIAALPTTIYRDDVGGEAATDECTICLGAVEDGEVVRALPACGHVFHVPCVDTWLASSSSCPVCRAEVEPPPPTATVGSARFVLEKVQDAVKEEAGSCSSTPERGIGACASLMKMLSRERPAAPRRPQQGAYADAGDLDDLERQQYAVAVNN; encoded by the coding sequence atggcgacgacgacgacgacgacgacgacgatgaaggCGAGCGACCCGGGGTCCGCGTGGTTCGGCAGCGGCGCCAGCCGGACACCGTCGGCGGCGGGGACGGGCGGCCACAACGCGCGCCTCATCACCACCGCGGTCGCGGCGTTCGTGTCCGTGCTCGGGCTCGCCCTCTTCCTCCATCTCTACGTCTGCCACGTCCGCCGCCGTAACCGGCGCCGCGCGGAGGCGGCCAGAGCCGCCGTGCTGCCGACCACGGCGGCGGCTCCGGCGAAGTGCGGGCTGGATGCCGCGGCCATCGCGGCGCTGCCGACCACCATCTACAGGGACGACGTGGGCGGCGAGGCGGCCACCGACGAGTGCACCATCTGCCTCGGCGCCGTGGAGGACGGCGAGGTGGTGCGGGCGCTCCCGGCCTGCGGCCACGTGTTCCACGTCCCCTGCGTCGACACCTGGCTCGCGTCGAGCTCGTCGTGCCCGGTCTGCCGCGCCGAGgtggagccgccgccgccgacggccACGGTGGGCTCAGCTCGGTTCGTGCTGGAGAAGGTGCAGGACGCTGTCAAGGAGGAAGCCGGCAGCTGCAGCTCCACGCCGGAGCGGGGGATCGGTGCCTGTGCGTCGCTGATGAAGATGCTGAGCAGGGAGAGGCCGGCGGCGCCGCGAAGGCCACAACAGGGAGCCTACGCCGACGCCGGGGACTTGGACGACTTGGAACGGCAGCAGTATGCTGTTGCTGTGAATaattaa